A region from the Candidatus Methylomirabilota bacterium genome encodes:
- a CDS encoding ATP-dependent Clp protease proteolytic subunit, translating to MSLADVADTLRSTLRVLCRGQVGGPAVGVVAAADRRLAAPHARFHLSQPLARFAGTPEAIAAQSRQQQELLWKLYARLARRTGRPAEEIAEDMRRGRYLHAREALDYGLIDEIATPGQSGTPPDANSRNPEGG from the coding sequence ATGAGCCTGGCCGACGTGGCCGACACGCTGCGCTCCACCCTGCGGGTCCTCTGCCGGGGTCAGGTCGGTGGCCCGGCCGTCGGCGTCGTCGCCGCCGCCGATCGCCGGCTCGCCGCGCCGCACGCGCGGTTCCACCTCTCCCAGCCGCTGGCGCGGTTCGCCGGCACGCCGGAGGCGATCGCCGCGCAGAGCCGGCAGCAGCAGGAGCTGCTCTGGAAGCTCTACGCGCGGCTGGCCAGGCGCACGGGCCGGCCTGCCGAGGAGATCGCCGAGGACATGCGGCGCGGGCGGTATCTCCACGCGCGCGAAGCCCTCGACTACGGCCTGATCGACGAGATTGCCACCCCCGGTCAGTCGGGCACTCCCCCGGATGCGAACAGCCGGAACCCCGAGGGCGGGTGA
- a CDS encoding hydantoinase/oxoprolinase family protein: MAYIIGVDIGGTFTDVAVVDVASGAIATAKVRTTPADLTSGVLSALELAAAEAGLGLDDLLADTVKLAHGTTLTSNVMFTWSGARTGLLATRGFGDEILIMRARGRVAGMGLAERRHYRATDKPPRIVAPELIEEVVERVDHHGRALVPLAPTEAERAVDALLGRGVESVAIALLWSPANPAHELLLERTVRERAPGVHVSVSHRLAPVLGEYERTATAAVNAYVGPTVSAYLHDLGERLRQRGLGRPLLVVQANGGVAQVEETVPINTIESGPAAGLVAAKALMDAAGYRNVIATDVGGTTFKVGLLVDGEWSFAPEAVVNQYTLLIPMIDVVSIGAGGGSIAWADETRLRIGPRSAGANPGPAGYGWGGTEPTVTDADLVLGFLNPERFLGGRLRLRPDLAEKAIADRVASRLFGGDVERAAAGIRRVVDAQMGDLVRKMSIERGHDPRRFVLLAYGGAGPLHAAAYARQAGIEQVIVPSAATVFSAFGAAASDIRHSLQRSSPGQLDDLDAIGATYETMEDEARALLARQGVSAPRMRLYRWADMRYARQLHDVRVPVPAGPVDSAFADAVRQAFAQRYAALYGASAVLEKVPVRLLRLGLEAVGMIDKPAVSAVEPDPAGAEEPARSAYGSARSVYWPDEGRRLPTRVYDGLRLRPGSTLEGPAIIELPGTTIALPPGDRAAIDRLGNTVITLAGGRSRR, encoded by the coding sequence GTGGCCTATATCATCGGCGTCGACATCGGGGGCACGTTCACCGACGTCGCCGTGGTCGACGTGGCCAGCGGCGCCATCGCCACCGCCAAGGTGCGCACGACGCCCGCCGACCTCACGTCCGGGGTGCTGAGCGCGCTCGAACTGGCGGCGGCCGAGGCGGGCCTGGGCCTGGACGACCTGCTCGCCGACACCGTGAAGCTCGCCCACGGGACCACGCTCACCTCCAACGTCATGTTCACGTGGAGCGGCGCCCGCACGGGCCTGCTGGCCACGCGAGGGTTCGGCGACGAGATCCTCATCATGCGGGCCCGCGGACGCGTCGCCGGCATGGGGCTCGCCGAGCGCCGGCACTACCGGGCGACGGACAAGCCGCCCCGCATCGTGGCCCCCGAGCTGATCGAGGAGGTCGTCGAGCGCGTCGACCACCACGGCCGCGCGCTCGTTCCCCTCGCCCCCACCGAAGCGGAGCGTGCCGTCGACGCGCTGCTGGGCCGGGGCGTCGAGTCGGTCGCCATCGCCCTGCTCTGGTCCCCGGCCAACCCGGCGCACGAGCTGCTCCTGGAGCGGACCGTGCGCGAGCGAGCGCCCGGCGTGCACGTCAGCGTGTCGCATCGCCTGGCCCCGGTGCTGGGCGAGTACGAGCGCACGGCCACCGCAGCGGTGAACGCCTACGTCGGCCCCACGGTGAGCGCGTATCTGCACGACCTGGGCGAGCGCTTGCGCCAGCGCGGCCTCGGGCGTCCCCTGCTGGTGGTCCAGGCCAACGGTGGAGTCGCCCAGGTGGAGGAGACGGTCCCCATCAACACCATCGAGTCGGGACCGGCCGCCGGGCTGGTCGCCGCCAAGGCGCTCATGGACGCCGCGGGATACCGGAACGTCATCGCCACCGACGTCGGCGGGACGACGTTCAAGGTCGGTCTGCTCGTGGACGGCGAGTGGTCGTTCGCTCCCGAAGCGGTGGTCAACCAGTACACGCTGCTCATCCCCATGATCGACGTCGTCTCGATCGGCGCCGGCGGCGGCAGCATCGCCTGGGCGGACGAGACCCGGCTTCGCATCGGGCCCCGCAGCGCCGGCGCCAATCCCGGGCCGGCGGGCTACGGTTGGGGCGGCACCGAGCCCACGGTGACCGACGCCGACCTGGTCCTGGGCTTCCTCAACCCCGAGCGCTTTCTGGGAGGGCGGTTGCGGCTGCGTCCGGATCTGGCCGAGAAGGCGATCGCCGATCGCGTCGCCAGCCGGCTGTTCGGGGGTGATGTGGAGCGCGCGGCGGCGGGCATCCGCCGGGTGGTCGACGCCCAGATGGGCGATCTCGTGCGCAAGATGAGCATCGAGCGCGGCCACGATCCACGCCGGTTCGTGCTCCTGGCCTACGGCGGCGCCGGCCCGCTGCACGCCGCGGCCTACGCCCGCCAGGCGGGCATCGAGCAGGTCATCGTGCCGTCGGCGGCCACGGTGTTCTCCGCCTTCGGGGCGGCCGCGTCGGACATCCGGCACTCGCTGCAACGGTCGTCGCCCGGCCAGCTGGACGACCTCGACGCGATCGGGGCCACCTACGAGACGATGGAGGACGAAGCCCGCGCGCTGCTCGCGCGGCAGGGAGTCTCCGCCCCGCGCATGCGCCTCTACCGCTGGGCCGACATGCGCTACGCGCGCCAGCTCCACGACGTTCGCGTGCCGGTGCCTGCCGGTCCCGTGGACTCTGCCTTCGCCGACGCCGTCCGCCAGGCGTTCGCCCAGCGGTACGCCGCGCTCTACGGCGCCAGCGCCGTGCTCGAGAAGGTGCCGGTGCGCCTGCTGCGGCTGGGCCTCGAGGCGGTCGGGATGATCGACAAGCCGGCCGTGTCGGCCGTCGAGCCAGACCCGGCCGGCGCCGAGGAGCCGGCGCGGTCCGCCTACGGCTCGGCGCGATCCGTCTACTGGCCGGACGAGGGCCGGCGGCTCCCGACGCGCGTCTACGACGGCCTGCGCCTCCGACCCGGGAGCACGCTGGAAGGCCCCGCCATCATCGAGCTGCCAGGCACGACCATCGCGCTGCCCCCCGGCGACCGGGCCGCGATCGACCGCCTCGGCAACACCGTGATCACGCTGGCCGGCGGGAGGTCGCGCCGGTGA
- a CDS encoding hydantoinase B/oxoprolinase family protein, translating to MSTHALDAVTFEVIWHRLLDITEEMGIKYMRTSGSPILVGGYDASTGISLPDGQIVAIGPYITTQGTVLALIAQAVLDRCTNNPGIGPGDMFICSDPYLGATHQSDVATVAPVFFKGEAMAWVGASGHWLDIGGPEPGGFNVNAYSVLDEGLRLPPTRIVEAGRVREDLVSLIMNHVRDPLAELDLRGQIVANAAGSERLIALCDQYGVAVVQAVMREAIAHVERRLRARLRQLPDGVWREVQFLDHDGHTPALYRIVCTVTKRGDRLRVDFTGTDPQANGYINCAWGGVRAATLAGMFIMLAWDLPWNEGVARCLDLVAPPGTVCTAVYPAAVSLATISAIIVSVTAVFGALAKMLLASPRHHEEAMANWGGTSLAPTITGLNERGIMTVSGETSHFAAGCGARTFKDGVDTGGIVVNTTASIPPIETVEAEYPILYLFRRQLIDSGGPGRYRGGVGAGVAIVPWDAGGPLESGFSGTGAEVPNAYGLAGGLPGAAAKYTRYASTSVPSRLERREPLPADVPELDGEPHVTYLKHPRAPFPPDMAEYHCWQGGGGYGDPLERDPALVALDVRARLVSPPVAREVYGVVVTDGRVDEAATAERRESIRRGRLARGRPASEALAGGADADEPPLEAPETAGTGRLRYGDLLEFDFGADRIRCTACGRELGPARGDFRLGCLVERAPVTAAGPGRGEDYDAGRIELRLYYCPGCGRQLEAQVALRTGHPPSGFRLFASGGVPD from the coding sequence GTGAGCACGCACGCGCTCGACGCGGTGACCTTCGAGGTGATCTGGCACCGCCTGCTGGACATCACCGAGGAGATGGGCATCAAGTACATGCGCACGTCGGGCTCGCCCATCCTGGTGGGCGGCTACGACGCCAGCACGGGGATCTCGCTGCCCGACGGGCAGATCGTGGCCATCGGGCCCTACATCACGACCCAGGGCACGGTGCTGGCGCTGATCGCCCAGGCCGTCCTGGATCGCTGCACGAACAACCCGGGCATCGGCCCCGGCGACATGTTCATCTGCAGCGACCCGTACCTGGGCGCCACCCACCAGTCGGACGTGGCCACCGTCGCTCCCGTCTTCTTCAAGGGCGAGGCGATGGCGTGGGTCGGCGCCTCCGGGCACTGGCTGGATATCGGCGGCCCCGAGCCGGGCGGCTTCAACGTGAACGCCTACTCGGTCCTCGACGAAGGGCTCCGCCTGCCGCCCACCCGCATCGTCGAGGCCGGGCGTGTCCGGGAGGACCTGGTCTCGCTGATCATGAACCACGTCCGCGATCCGCTCGCCGAGCTCGATCTGCGCGGGCAGATCGTCGCCAACGCCGCCGGCAGCGAGCGCCTGATCGCCCTCTGCGACCAGTACGGCGTGGCGGTCGTGCAGGCGGTCATGCGGGAGGCCATCGCCCACGTCGAGCGCCGGCTGCGGGCCCGGCTCCGGCAGCTGCCAGACGGGGTGTGGCGGGAGGTCCAGTTCCTCGACCACGACGGCCACACGCCCGCGCTCTACCGGATCGTCTGCACGGTGACCAAGCGCGGCGACCGGCTGCGCGTGGACTTCACCGGCACCGATCCCCAGGCCAACGGCTACATCAACTGTGCCTGGGGCGGCGTGCGCGCGGCGACGCTGGCCGGCATGTTCATCATGCTCGCCTGGGACCTGCCCTGGAACGAAGGCGTGGCCCGCTGCCTGGACCTGGTGGCCCCGCCGGGCACCGTGTGCACCGCCGTCTATCCCGCCGCGGTGAGCCTGGCCACCATCTCGGCCATCATCGTCAGCGTCACCGCCGTGTTCGGGGCACTGGCGAAGATGCTGCTCGCCAGCCCGCGTCACCACGAGGAGGCGATGGCGAACTGGGGCGGGACGTCGCTGGCCCCGACCATCACCGGGCTGAACGAGCGCGGCATCATGACGGTGAGCGGCGAGACCAGCCATTTCGCGGCCGGCTGCGGGGCGCGCACCTTCAAGGACGGCGTCGACACCGGCGGCATCGTCGTCAACACCACGGCCAGCATCCCGCCCATCGAGACGGTGGAGGCCGAGTATCCGATCCTCTATTTGTTCCGCCGGCAGCTCATCGACTCGGGTGGGCCGGGACGGTACCGCGGCGGCGTCGGGGCCGGCGTGGCCATCGTGCCGTGGGATGCAGGTGGTCCGCTGGAGTCGGGCTTCAGCGGCACCGGCGCCGAGGTACCGAACGCCTACGGCCTCGCCGGGGGGCTGCCGGGAGCAGCCGCGAAGTACACCCGCTACGCGAGCACCAGCGTCCCGTCACGGCTCGAGCGGCGGGAACCACTGCCCGCCGACGTGCCCGAGCTCGACGGCGAGCCGCACGTGACGTACCTCAAGCACCCCAGGGCACCCTTCCCCCCCGACATGGCCGAGTACCACTGCTGGCAGGGCGGCGGTGGCTACGGCGACCCGCTGGAGCGCGATCCGGCCCTGGTGGCGCTGGACGTCCGCGCCCGCCTCGTCTCCCCGCCGGTGGCCCGCGAGGTCTACGGCGTCGTCGTCACCGACGGGCGCGTGGACGAGGCGGCGACCGCCGAGCGGCGCGAGTCCATCAGACGCGGGCGGCTCGCGCGCGGCCGGCCGGCGTCCGAGGCGCTCGCCGGCGGCGCGGACGCCGACGAGCCGCCGCTCGAAGCCCCCGAAACGGCCGGCACGGGACGCCTGCGCTACGGCGACCTGCTGGAGTTCGACTTCGGGGCCGACCGGATCCGGTGCACCGCCTGCGGGCGGGAGCTGGGTCCGGCCCGCGGCGACTTCCGCCTGGGCTGCCTGGTGGAGCGGGCGCCGGTGACCGCGGCCGGCCCCGGCCGCGGCGAGGACTACGACGCCGGCCGCATCGAGCTGCGCCTCTATTATTGCCCGGGCTGCGGGCGCCAGCTCGAAGCCCAGGTGGCCCTCCGCACCGGTCACCCGCCCTCGGGGTTCCGGCTGTTCGCATCCGGGGGAGTGCCCGACTGA